In one window of Bombus fervidus isolate BK054 chromosome 4, iyBomFerv1, whole genome shotgun sequence DNA:
- the Vvl gene encoding ventral veins lacking, producing the protein MAATTYMPISSAVSSELDGGSGTAIGMNIAVGGYSSGSPRSAADAGEMKYMPAPQHHHHHHHHHQVTSSPSPNGLSHPTASLSSANPWVSLQPSSDHWAASMGMHHTSHHPHHHPHQANAAGLDVKPLAAAAATAAAAAAAANDQSMHPHRGGPHQSPGMASPHSWHAPVVPSAHYNPSGGAASPTTLQQYHAAMNGMLHPHPHQHHPQLHNHQTAGLHPNLRDPGSPVGHALHPGHPHDRDQSAGEEDTPTSDDLEAFARQFKQRRIKLGFTQADVGLALGTLYGNVFSQTTICRFEALQLSFKNMCKLKPLLQKWLEEADSTTGSPTSIDKIAAQGRKRKKRTSIEVSVKGALEQHFHKQPKPSAQEITSLADSLQLEKEVVRVWFCNRRQKEKRMTPPNTLGDGIIEGVPPGHQSQPSLHQAYHPQDHLHGSPMGHSHSPPMLSPQGLTAHSLAAH; encoded by the coding sequence ATGGCCGCTACCACGTACATGCCTATTAGTAGCGCAGTGTCGTCCGAGCTGGATGGTGGTTCGGGTACCGCGATCGGGATGAACATCGCCGTAGGTGGCTACTCCTCTGGCTCGCCTCGTAGCGCCGCCGATGCCGGGGAGATGAAGTACATGCCGGCGCCGCAACATCATCACCACCATCATCACCATCATCAGGTGACATCGTCGCCGTCGCCGAACGGATTGTCGCATCCGACGGCGAGCCTCTCGTCGGCGAATCCCTGGGTGAGCTTGCAACCAAGCAGCGATCACTGGGCGGCCTCGATGGGCATGCACCATACCAGCCATCATCCGCACCATCATCCGCACCAGGCGAACGCCGCTGGACTCGATGTGAAGCCGCTCGCGGCAGCGGCTGCTACCGCGGCAGCGGCCGCCGCGGCCGCCAACGACCAGTCGATGCATCCGCATCGCGGCGGTCCTCATCAGTCGCCCGGAATGGCATCGCCGCATTCTTGGCACGCGCCCGTTGTCCCGTCGGCCCATTATAATCCGAGCGGTGGCGCGGCCTCGCCCACTACCCTTCAACAGTACCACGCCGCGATGAACGGCATGCTGCATCCGCATCCGCATCAACACCATCCGCAGCTTCACAATCACCAAACGGCCGGTTTACATCCAAACTTGAGGGATCCCGGGTCGCCGGTCGGCCACGCGTTGCATCCGGGCCACCCGCACGACAGGGATCAGAGCGCCGGAGAAGAGGACACTCCGACCTCCGACGACCTCGAGGCGTTCGCCAGACAGTTCAAACAACGGCGCATCAAGCTGGGCTTCACCCAGGCGGACGTCGGTCTCGCGCTCGGTACTCTCTACGGCAACGTCTTCTCGCAGACGACGATATGCAGGTTCGAGGCTCTTCAGCTGAGCTTCAAGAACATGTGCAAATTGAAGCCGCTGCTGCAGAAGTGGCTCGAGGAGGCGGACTCGACGACCGGCTCGCCGACGAGCATCGACAAAATCGCCGCCCAGGGCaggaaacgaaagaagcgAACGTCGATCGAGGTGTCGGTGAAGGGCGCGCTCGAGCAACACTTCCACAAACAGCCGAAACCGTCCGCGCAGGAGATCACCTCGCTCGCGGACAGCCTTCAACTGGAGAAAGAAGTGGTCAGGGTGTGGTTCTGTAACCGACGGCAAAAGGAGAAGAGGATGACACCGCCGAACACGCTCGGCGACGGAATCATAGAGGGCGTGCCGCCCGGACACCAGAGTCAGCCTAGTCTTCACCAGGCGTATCATCCGCAGGATCATCTTCACGGATCGCCGATGGGCCACAGCCACAGTCCGCCGATGCTCAGCCCTCAGGGTCTGACGGCGCACTCGTTGGCGGCTCACTAG